ATTTTTTCATTGGTAATGGTGTTGGTGTTGATATTGTATGTGTATTCTGCATTCACTCTTTTACAACAAAAAAAATATTCAGAATTACAGAAAGATTTCATCAATAATATGACGCACGAGTTTAAAACACCTATATCATCCATCTTGATCTCATCCAACTTCATTTTAAAGCAAGAGGCTATAGCCAATGATGAAAAACTGCAAAAATATATGCAGATGATCATAGCGCAGGCGTCTAAACTTAATGTTCATGTAGAAAAGATCCTGAATCTTGCCAAAACAGAAAACAGTTCTTTAGGAATGGAGGCGACCGGGATGGACATGAGTAAGGCCATTCATGCTGTTGTTGAAAATATAAGGTTAAAACATCCTGCAGCTGTAATAGAAGTAAATATGCCGCAGGAGTGCTTTATACGTGCAGATGAATTTCATTTTTCCAATCTTGTATATAATTTATTGGATAATGCGGTGAAGTATTCAGAAGGCGTGCCGCATATTTTTCTTGGCGTCAATAAAGACAGGAAACATATTCGTTTGTCAGTTAAGGATAAAGGTATTGGAATGTCGTCAAAACATCTGGCAAAAATATTTGATAAATTTTATAGAGTAAACAGCTCTAAAACCAATGAGGTAGCA
The Ferruginibacter albus DNA segment above includes these coding regions:
- a CDS encoding sensor histidine kinase, which codes for MRINKLNIALLLGLVVITGILVLQLFLLKQAVQYEEKKFIQKAHVALLEVVSKLNANNKTALPQVNPVDEIKKDYYVVNVNNKFDSASLDFYLKNEFDKFDLVTDYEFGIYDCHTEKMQYGRYVSTNNEVYRDTMTFIPAASNLVYYFVVHFPHTSKYVYRSLQLWIIFSLVMVLVLILYVYSAFTLLQQKKYSELQKDFINNMTHEFKTPISSILISSNFILKQEAIANDEKLQKYMQMIIAQASKLNVHVEKILNLAKTENSSLGMEATGMDMSKAIHAVVENIRLKHPAAVIEVNMPQECFIRADEFHFSNLVYNLLDNAVKYSEGVPHIFLGVNKDRKHIRLSVKDKGIGMSSKHLAKIFDKFYRVNSSKTNEVAGFGLGLFYVSKICKEHKWTVSVNSKENIGTEIIILIPVNE